One uncultured Pseudodesulfovibrio sp. genomic window carries:
- a CDS encoding succinylglutamate desuccinylase/aspartoacylase family protein, whose amino-acid sequence MTRTHVNIGGQKVAPGSHATVLLPVPDTFLRQGSAMPVHVFHGRREGPSLFVCAAIHGDELNGIEIIRRLLRMKRLNQLAGTLYAIPIVNIYGFMANTRYLPDRRDLNRFFPGKEGGSLASELASVFFENVVRKCGYGIDLHTGSNHRRNLPHIRGDMEDAAVLSMAEAFGAPLALDLSGMEGSLRAAAMESGVRVLLYEAGEALRFDEFSIRAGLRGITSVLESLGMLPPSRRKRRQVPLQIATDRAWCRAPASGLFRAVAKLGQHVAQDEVLGTIHDPLGGKSTDLIAPRDGMIIGDQSLASVYKGDAIMHIARFDAPRQAQASVDEYSEMVMDARMAR is encoded by the coding sequence ATGACCAGAACGCACGTCAACATCGGCGGCCAGAAGGTTGCCCCGGGCAGCCACGCCACCGTGCTCCTGCCCGTGCCCGACACCTTCCTGCGCCAGGGCTCGGCCATGCCGGTCCACGTCTTCCACGGTAGGCGCGAAGGCCCGTCCCTGTTCGTCTGCGCGGCCATCCACGGCGATGAGCTCAACGGCATCGAGATCATTCGCCGGTTGCTGCGCATGAAGAGGCTGAATCAACTGGCTGGGACCCTGTACGCCATCCCCATAGTGAACATCTACGGGTTCATGGCCAACACGCGCTATCTGCCGGACCGCCGCGATCTGAACCGGTTCTTCCCCGGCAAGGAGGGCGGTTCCCTGGCCTCCGAACTGGCATCGGTCTTTTTCGAGAACGTGGTCAGAAAATGCGGCTACGGCATCGACCTGCACACCGGCTCCAACCATCGCCGGAACCTGCCGCACATCCGTGGCGACATGGAGGATGCGGCGGTCCTGTCCATGGCCGAGGCGTTTGGCGCGCCGCTGGCCCTGGACCTGTCGGGCATGGAAGGGTCGCTGCGGGCCGCGGCAATGGAAAGCGGTGTGCGCGTGCTGCTTTACGAAGCGGGCGAGGCCCTGCGCTTCGACGAGTTCTCCATCCGCGCGGGGTTGCGTGGCATCACTTCCGTGCTGGAATCGTTGGGTATGCTTCCGCCGAGCAGGCGCAAGCGCAGGCAGGTCCCGCTGCAGATAGCCACGGATCGGGCCTGGTGCAGAGCACCGGCCAGCGGGTTGTTCCGGGCCGTGGCCAAGCTCGGCCAGCACGTGGCCCAGGACGAAGTCCTCGGGACCATCCACGATCCCCTGGGCGGCAAGTCAACGGACTTGATCGCGCCAAGGGACGGGATGATCATCGGTGACCAGTCACTGGCCTCGGTCTACAAGGGCGATGCGATCATGCACATCGCCCGGTTTGACGCGCCGCGCCAGGCTCAGGCCTCGGTGGACGAGTATTCGGAAATGGTCATGGACGCCAGGATGGCGCGCTGA
- the rimK gene encoding 30S ribosomal protein S6--L-glutamate ligase: protein MKIVILSRKASLYSTTALVDAGKARGHQVEVINPLRCYMNITSHSPSIHYKGERVEAVDAVIPRIGASITFFGCAVVRQFEMMGVYSLNESIAITRSRDKLRSLQLLSRKGIGLPVTGFASSTKFTGDLIDVVGGAPLVVKLLEGTQGIGVVLAETRHAAESVIQAFQGLNANILVQEYIKESKGSDIRCLVVGGKVVAAMRRTAGKGEFRSNIHRGGTAEPVKITPEERSTAVRAARIMGLNVCGVDLLRSNHGPVVMEVNSSPGLEGIEKATGIDIADKIIEFIEKNAKPGKTKTRGKG from the coding sequence ATGAAAATCGTCATCCTCTCGCGCAAGGCCAGCCTGTATTCCACCACGGCTCTGGTCGACGCAGGCAAGGCGCGCGGCCATCAGGTGGAGGTCATCAACCCGCTGCGCTGCTACATGAACATCACCTCACACAGCCCGTCCATTCACTACAAGGGCGAGCGGGTGGAGGCCGTGGACGCGGTCATCCCGCGCATCGGCGCGTCCATCACCTTCTTCGGCTGCGCCGTCGTGCGCCAGTTCGAAATGATGGGTGTGTACAGCCTGAACGAGTCCATCGCCATTACCCGCTCCCGCGACAAGCTGCGCAGCCTGCAACTGCTCTCGCGCAAGGGCATCGGCCTGCCGGTGACCGGCTTCGCCAGTTCCACCAAGTTCACCGGCGACCTCATCGACGTGGTCGGCGGCGCCCCCCTGGTGGTCAAGCTGCTCGAAGGCACCCAGGGCATCGGCGTGGTACTGGCCGAGACCCGGCACGCGGCCGAGAGCGTTATCCAGGCCTTCCAGGGTCTTAACGCGAACATCCTGGTCCAGGAATACATCAAGGAATCCAAAGGCTCCGACATCCGTTGTCTGGTGGTCGGCGGCAAAGTCGTCGCGGCCATGCGGCGCACGGCGGGCAAGGGCGAGTTCCGCTCCAACATCCACCGCGGCGGAACCGCCGAGCCGGTCAAGATCACCCCGGAGGAGCGCTCCACGGCTGTTCGGGCCGCCCGGATCATGGGGCTGAACGTCTGCGGCGTGGATCTGCTGCGCTCCAATCACGGTCCGGTGGTCATGGAGGTCAACTCCTCCCCCGGCCTGGAAGGCATTGAAAAGGCCACGGGCATCGACATCGCCGACAAGATCATCGAGTTCATCGAGAAGAACGCCAAACCCGGCAAAACCAAGACGCGCGGCAAGGGCTAG
- a CDS encoding SLC13 family permease, with protein sequence MTIPLPPNPHAVGVLLLTGLALILFSRDKLPLETSSLVILVCLAVGFEVAPFEADGTRLHAVDFFLGFGNEALVAVCALMIMGQGILRTGALDPVGRTLARFWRVSPGLSLLLTLILGGFISAFINNVPVVVLLLPVLISVSLKTDTPAARVLMPMGFSTLLGGSTTTIGTSTNLLVVAVAMNMGLTPFNMFDFAVPAVIAGLIGTLYLWLIAPRLLPERKICLTDASPRIFTAHLAVTQGGPLDGQPLLKALEMTGNKMKIDALERGEGNQLMLLPDVVLAPGDHLVVSDTPKKLKEFETILSGTLFPVGSDDEPIIDDSAMSEPDQQITEIAVFQGSRLHGTTLSDYHFFERTGLVALAIHRSGKRYERIEDHVSDIRLRVGDILLVQGPRRNIADLKGTTDFLVLDSTMDLPYSSKASLALGIMLAVIVAAAVGVLPIAISATAGALLMILTGCLTWRDATRALSAQVVLIVVTSLALGTAMIETGGAQYLGSVFVALSGNASPAMVLSGLMLLMAGLTNVISNNATAVIGTPIAVSIARHLNLPPEPFVLAVLFGANMSYATPMAYKTNLLVMNAGEYAFSDFLKVGVPLVLIMWGAFSFLLPFFYM encoded by the coding sequence ATGACCATTCCCCTTCCACCCAACCCCCACGCCGTCGGCGTCCTCTTGCTCACCGGCCTGGCGCTGATCCTTTTCAGCCGCGACAAGCTTCCCCTTGAGACATCCAGCCTGGTGATCCTCGTGTGTCTTGCCGTGGGTTTCGAGGTCGCTCCCTTCGAAGCGGACGGCACGCGCCTGCACGCCGTGGACTTCTTCCTCGGATTCGGCAACGAGGCCCTTGTCGCGGTCTGCGCTTTGATGATCATGGGCCAAGGCATCCTGCGCACCGGCGCGCTGGACCCGGTGGGCCGGACCCTGGCCCGGTTCTGGCGGGTCAGTCCGGGCCTGTCACTGCTCCTGACCCTGATTCTCGGCGGGTTCATCAGCGCCTTTATCAACAACGTTCCCGTGGTGGTCCTGCTCCTGCCCGTACTCATCAGCGTGTCGCTGAAAACCGACACCCCGGCGGCCAGGGTGCTCATGCCCATGGGCTTCTCCACCCTGCTCGGCGGCTCCACGACGACCATCGGCACCTCCACCAACCTTCTGGTGGTAGCCGTGGCCATGAACATGGGGCTGACCCCGTTCAACATGTTCGATTTCGCCGTACCGGCCGTGATCGCGGGTCTGATCGGCACGCTCTACCTCTGGCTCATTGCCCCGCGCCTGCTGCCCGAACGCAAGATATGCCTGACCGACGCTTCGCCCAGGATTTTCACCGCCCACCTGGCCGTGACCCAGGGCGGCCCCCTGGACGGCCAGCCGCTGCTCAAGGCCCTGGAAATGACCGGCAACAAAATGAAGATCGATGCCCTGGAACGGGGCGAAGGCAACCAGCTCATGCTCCTGCCCGACGTGGTCCTGGCGCCCGGCGACCACTTGGTGGTCAGCGATACGCCCAAGAAGCTCAAGGAGTTCGAGACGATATTGAGTGGCACTCTGTTCCCGGTTGGGTCCGATGACGAGCCGATCATCGACGACAGCGCCATGAGCGAACCGGACCAGCAGATCACCGAAATCGCGGTGTTCCAGGGGTCGAGGCTCCACGGGACAACCCTGAGCGACTACCATTTCTTCGAACGCACCGGGCTCGTCGCCCTGGCCATTCACCGCTCGGGCAAACGCTATGAGCGCATCGAAGACCATGTCAGCGACATCAGGTTGCGCGTGGGCGACATCCTGCTCGTTCAGGGTCCGCGCCGGAACATCGCCGACCTCAAGGGGACCACGGACTTCCTGGTCCTCGATTCGACCATGGACCTGCCCTACTCGAGCAAGGCTTCCCTCGCTCTGGGCATCATGCTGGCCGTAATCGTCGCAGCCGCAGTCGGCGTGCTGCCCATCGCCATCAGCGCCACGGCGGGCGCCCTGCTCATGATCCTGACCGGCTGCCTGACCTGGCGCGACGCCACCAGGGCGTTGAGCGCCCAGGTCGTGCTCATCGTCGTGACCAGTTTGGCCCTTGGCACAGCCATGATCGAGACCGGCGGAGCCCAATATCTCGGCTCGGTCTTCGTGGCCCTGTCGGGCAACGCCTCGCCCGCCATGGTCCTGAGCGGCCTGATGCTCCTCATGGCCGGACTGACCAATGTCATCTCCAACAACGCCACCGCGGTCATCGGTACCCCCATCGCCGTGTCCATCGCCCGGCACCTGAACCTGCCCCCGGAGCCGTTTGTCCTGGCCGTGCTGTTCGGAGCGAACATGAGCTACGCAACGCCCATGGCGTACAAGACCAACCTGCTGGTCATGAACGCGGGCGAGTACGCCTTCTCCGACTTCCTCAAGGTGGGCGTGCCCCTTGTGCTGATCATGTGGGGAGCGTTTTCGTTCCTGTTGCCATTCTTCTATATGTAA
- a CDS encoding cache domain-containing protein, translating into MFRLGDSRIRTKLYVAYAGAFLIIFLVSGVIIHAQIRTLLQENTEAELSRTTEALRTMVRATVDVSIRNYMRAVSEKCLDEARSLNRQVQRGLLTEAEAKDRAQKAFLSQSIGRTGHVYCLNSQGVMVVHPKRSLVGVDMSGMSFVREQIQRKEGYMTYEWKEPLETKKRSKAAYMTYFEPWDWIISASSYRSEFVQLVNVEDFRKRFFELRSGRSGYPFVFNYDGYLLIHPHLRGLHYHEYDSPGLSDVAERIVREKNGHFDYLWRNPGEEELKKKVVYYKDIPELHWVVASSSYYEDFQEPLDAIGYVMLMALAVAVLLMIPVSFGIGALITRPIDRLQENFARAADGDFSVRMEQHSRDELGLMAGYFNSFMERLTAYSQDLETEIAHRRKTEKELIAMDRAKSMFLASASHELRTPLTSIIGFLHLMEKQFRTRFLPVLGPLDPLGRQARQFEKNLNIVHIEADRLGRLVNDLLDLSKIEAGRMEWRDKTLSVDSVLHRAAEASRAPARDNPKVKLHVEPLSEPLAIKADEDKIHQVLINLLSNAFKNTESGSVTLSAVRVGSGVRFSVCDTGRGISEHEQERIFDIFYQGSDENNRSTRVFGTGLGLSICRKIVSHYGNQLVVDSVLGKGSCFRFTIPVARDED; encoded by the coding sequence ATGTTCAGGCTGGGCGATTCGCGCATACGTACCAAGTTGTATGTGGCTTATGCCGGAGCCTTTCTGATTATATTTCTGGTGTCCGGTGTGATCATCCATGCCCAGATCAGGACGTTGCTGCAGGAAAATACCGAGGCCGAGCTGTCCAGGACCACCGAGGCGTTGCGTACCATGGTTCGCGCCACGGTGGACGTATCCATCCGCAACTACATGCGCGCCGTGTCGGAGAAGTGTCTGGACGAAGCGCGAAGCCTCAACAGGCAGGTCCAGCGTGGTCTCCTGACCGAGGCCGAGGCCAAGGACAGGGCGCAAAAGGCGTTTTTGAGCCAGAGCATCGGCCGAACCGGACATGTGTATTGCCTGAACAGCCAGGGCGTCATGGTCGTCCATCCTAAACGCAGCCTGGTTGGCGTGGACATGTCCGGGATGTCCTTCGTGCGCGAGCAGATACAGCGCAAGGAAGGGTACATGACCTATGAATGGAAGGAGCCACTGGAGACAAAAAAACGTTCCAAGGCCGCGTACATGACCTATTTCGAGCCATGGGACTGGATTATATCCGCTTCTTCCTACCGTTCCGAATTCGTCCAGCTGGTCAATGTGGAAGACTTTCGCAAGCGGTTTTTCGAGTTGCGTTCCGGCCGGTCAGGCTACCCGTTTGTTTTCAACTATGACGGGTATCTGCTGATCCACCCCCACCTGCGCGGGCTGCACTACCACGAATACGATTCGCCAGGGCTGAGCGATGTGGCCGAGCGGATCGTCAGGGAAAAGAACGGTCATTTCGACTATTTGTGGCGCAACCCGGGAGAGGAGGAACTGAAGAAGAAGGTCGTCTATTACAAGGACATTCCCGAACTGCATTGGGTGGTCGCGTCATCCAGCTATTACGAGGATTTTCAAGAGCCGCTCGACGCCATCGGCTACGTCATGCTCATGGCCCTGGCCGTGGCGGTGTTGCTGATGATCCCGGTTTCCTTCGGTATCGGCGCGCTCATCACACGGCCCATCGACAGGTTGCAGGAGAACTTCGCCAGGGCCGCGGACGGCGATTTCTCTGTGCGCATGGAGCAGCATTCCCGTGACGAACTGGGGCTCATGGCCGGGTATTTCAACTCCTTCATGGAGCGGCTGACCGCCTATAGCCAGGATCTGGAAACCGAGATAGCCCACCGCAGGAAGACGGAGAAGGAACTCATCGCCATGGATCGGGCCAAGTCCATGTTCCTGGCCTCGGCATCCCATGAACTGCGCACGCCCCTGACCTCCATCATCGGGTTTCTGCACCTCATGGAAAAGCAGTTCCGCACCCGTTTCCTGCCTGTGCTCGGGCCTCTGGACCCTCTGGGGCGTCAGGCACGCCAGTTCGAGAAGAACCTGAACATCGTCCACATCGAGGCGGATCGGCTGGGCAGGCTGGTCAACGACCTCCTGGATTTAAGCAAGATCGAGGCCGGGCGCATGGAGTGGCGGGACAAGACCTTGTCCGTGGACAGTGTCCTGCATCGCGCGGCCGAGGCTTCGCGAGCGCCCGCCCGGGACAATCCGAAGGTGAAACTCCATGTCGAGCCGTTGTCGGAGCCTTTGGCCATCAAGGCCGACGAGGACAAGATCCACCAGGTGCTCATCAACCTGCTCAGCAACGCCTTCAAGAATACGGAGTCGGGCAGCGTGACCCTGTCGGCCGTGAGAGTCGGTTCAGGCGTGCGTTTTTCGGTCTGCGACACCGGGCGGGGTATCTCGGAGCACGAACAGGAGCGGATTTTCGACATCTTCTATCAGGGCAGTGACGAGAACAACCGGTCGACACGCGTATTCGGCACCGGCCTGGGGTTGTCCATCTGCCGGAAGATCGTGTCCCATTACGGGAACCAGCTGGTGGTGGATTCGGTTCTCGGGAAAGGAAGCTGCTTCCGCTTCACCATCCCGGTTGCGAGGGACGAGGACTAG
- a CDS encoding PAS domain S-box protein — protein sequence MEYQNLEQCEQRIAELERELANSERRWRSILENMPQIGVSLDAQGRVVFANRHLLELTGWTLEEVQGKSWFDTFVPGDLHEEIRELFSVTMGHKEVGPHSCYVNDIITRDGKRRTVSWFNVLNMDSGGSLLDVTCLGIDLTAQEEAREAVQISEERLKLALDAANDSVWDLDCSTMEVFVSPQLATLLGYVPNSIDARYEAWAALIHPDDMKILKEVLWNAVEHKGSFECEIRIKAADGNWKWVLDRGKVAEPVEGRTSVRMVGTLQDIHARKTAEEELRRAKMAADLANSALKVNMTHLRTLMETMPELVWVKDVGGVYLFCNHRFEKLYGAKEAEIIGRTDFDFVDVEVAKSFRRFDRAAMESGRPQINEETVAYRDDGHVEYLETIKTPLYDSDGKLIGVLGVARDITERKRILDELRESELRFKVLHNASFGGIFIHDHGILLDCNQGLSDITGYSQEELIGKDGLFLLAESVRDEVAEMVRQQVERPYDTVGLRKNGEEYPLRITAKNMPYQGRMVRVVEFRDITDYKRAEDKLKDSERRHRVIFENSPLGMIRISQEGRILDCNDRFVEMMGSGRESLIGFPMLNINNRKMGRALATAIAGQPSAYEDYYASETGKRETFLHIQFNPVAPGHSPTEVIATLEDFSERKLDQDALREAKEQAEAFSRSKTEFLTNMSHEIRTPLNGIMGMLQLMQATGLSEEQTEYTGAALQSTRRLLNLLTDILDLSRVEAGKLVMRSAPFDLVETCEQVCDLFKLTSTQSGVSLVCNLGEDLPRRVTGDAVRLQQVLTNLLGNAFKFTASGRITLSAHRLPDPKGGGYRILFSVADTGMGIPDGMVDILFDAFTQVSHGYTRQHQGAGLGLSICRNLVELMNGTMSIESEVGVGTTLYVSLPFGLGGDTEDTKVNGDKSRSQGFIRPLNILLAEDERVNSLVMRRILEKRGHSVVTVENGEQVLETLPSDRFDVILMDIQMPVMDGVETSRAIRAGKAGEDVARIPIVAVTAYAMVGDREKFLEAGMDSYVVKPIELEKLEQALAQACPGSVA from the coding sequence GTGGAATACCAGAATCTTGAGCAGTGCGAACAACGCATCGCCGAACTCGAACGCGAACTGGCGAATTCGGAAAGGCGCTGGCGCAGCATCCTCGAGAACATGCCCCAGATAGGCGTCAGCCTGGACGCGCAGGGGCGTGTGGTCTTCGCCAACCGCCATCTCCTGGAACTCACCGGCTGGACCCTGGAGGAAGTCCAGGGGAAAAGCTGGTTCGACACTTTCGTGCCCGGGGATCTCCACGAGGAAATCCGCGAGCTGTTTTCGGTCACCATGGGCCACAAGGAAGTGGGGCCTCATTCCTGTTACGTAAACGATATCATCACCCGCGACGGAAAGCGGCGTACTGTATCCTGGTTCAATGTCCTCAACATGGATTCCGGGGGAAGCCTGCTGGACGTGACCTGTCTGGGCATCGACCTGACCGCCCAGGAAGAGGCCCGAGAGGCGGTCCAGATCAGCGAGGAGCGTCTCAAGCTCGCCCTTGATGCGGCCAACGATTCCGTCTGGGATCTCGACTGCTCGACCATGGAGGTCTTTGTCAGTCCGCAGCTGGCAACCCTTTTGGGGTATGTCCCGAATTCCATAGACGCCAGGTACGAGGCCTGGGCTGCGCTTATTCATCCCGATGACATGAAGATCCTCAAGGAAGTCTTGTGGAACGCTGTGGAGCATAAGGGCTCCTTCGAGTGCGAAATCCGCATCAAGGCTGCGGACGGCAACTGGAAGTGGGTTCTGGACCGGGGCAAGGTGGCCGAGCCCGTAGAGGGACGGACTTCGGTCCGCATGGTCGGGACGCTGCAGGACATCCACGCCCGCAAGACAGCCGAGGAGGAATTGCGGCGGGCCAAGATGGCGGCAGACCTGGCCAACAGCGCGCTCAAGGTCAACATGACTCATCTGCGAACCCTTATGGAGACCATGCCGGAGCTGGTCTGGGTCAAGGACGTGGGCGGGGTCTATCTGTTCTGTAATCATCGTTTCGAGAAGCTGTATGGAGCCAAGGAAGCGGAAATCATCGGCCGTACGGACTTCGATTTCGTGGACGTCGAGGTGGCCAAGTCCTTCCGCAGATTCGACCGGGCCGCGATGGAATCGGGCAGGCCGCAGATCAATGAGGAAACGGTCGCCTACCGTGACGACGGCCACGTTGAGTATCTGGAAACCATCAAGACCCCGCTGTACGACAGCGATGGCAAGTTGATCGGCGTACTCGGCGTGGCCCGCGACATCACCGAGCGCAAGCGCATTCTGGACGAACTCAGGGAGAGTGAGCTGCGCTTCAAGGTTCTGCACAACGCCTCCTTCGGGGGCATCTTCATTCACGATCACGGGATTCTGCTCGACTGCAACCAGGGGCTCTCGGACATTACCGGGTACAGCCAGGAGGAGCTGATCGGCAAGGACGGGCTCTTTCTTTTGGCCGAGTCGGTGCGCGACGAGGTCGCGGAAATGGTTCGGCAGCAGGTCGAGCGGCCCTACGATACCGTGGGCCTGCGCAAGAACGGAGAGGAATACCCCTTGCGCATCACGGCCAAGAATATGCCGTACCAGGGGCGTATGGTCCGGGTCGTGGAATTCCGGGACATCACCGATTACAAACGGGCAGAGGACAAGCTCAAGGACAGCGAGCGCCGTCACCGGGTCATCTTCGAGAACTCTCCCCTGGGCATGATCCGCATCAGTCAGGAAGGCCGTATCCTCGACTGCAACGACCGCTTCGTGGAGATGATGGGGTCCGGGCGGGAGTCCCTTATCGGGTTCCCGATGCTGAACATAAACAACCGCAAGATGGGCCGGGCGCTGGCAACGGCCATCGCCGGACAGCCCTCGGCCTACGAGGATTATTACGCATCGGAGACCGGAAAACGGGAGACCTTCCTGCATATCCAGTTCAACCCCGTGGCCCCCGGCCACTCGCCCACCGAGGTCATCGCCACCCTGGAAGACTTCAGTGAACGAAAGCTGGACCAGGACGCCTTGAGAGAGGCCAAGGAGCAGGCCGAGGCCTTCAGCCGGTCCAAAACGGAATTTTTGACCAACATGAGCCATGAGATCCGGACCCCGCTCAACGGGATCATGGGGATGCTCCAGCTCATGCAGGCTACCGGTTTGAGCGAGGAGCAGACCGAGTACACCGGCGCGGCCCTGCAGTCCACGAGGCGGCTTTTGAACTTGCTGACCGACATTCTGGACCTGTCCAGGGTCGAGGCGGGCAAGTTGGTGATGCGGAGCGCCCCCTTTGATCTGGTCGAGACCTGCGAGCAGGTGTGCGACCTGTTCAAGCTGACCTCGACCCAGTCCGGAGTTTCTCTGGTCTGCAACCTGGGGGAGGACCTGCCCCGCCGTGTGACCGGGGATGCCGTCCGGCTTCAGCAGGTTTTGACCAACCTGCTGGGCAACGCCTTCAAGTTCACCGCCTCCGGCAGGATCACCCTGTCCGCACACAGGTTGCCGGATCCGAAGGGTGGCGGTTACCGCATTCTCTTCTCCGTGGCCGACACCGGCATGGGCATCCCGGACGGCATGGTCGATATCCTGTTCGACGCCTTCACCCAGGTCAGCCATGGGTACACGCGCCAGCATCAGGGAGCCGGGCTGGGGCTTTCCATCTGCCGGAACCTGGTCGAACTCATGAACGGCACCATGTCCATCGAAAGCGAGGTGGGCGTGGGCACCACCCTGTATGTTTCCCTGCCCTTCGGCCTCGGGGGCGACACCGAAGACACCAAGGTCAACGGGGACAAGTCCCGGTCACAGGGCTTCATCCGTCCGCTGAACATCCTTTTGGCCGAGGACGAGCGGGTCAACAGCCTGGTCATGCGCCGTATTCTGGAGAAGCGCGGGCATTCGGTAGTCACCGTGGAGAACGGTGAGCAGGTTCTTGAGACGCTTCCCTCCGACCGTTTCGACGTCATCCTCATGGATATCCAGATGCCGGTCATGGACGGGGTGGAGACCTCGCGGGCCATCCGGGCGGGAAAGGCCGGGGAGGATGTTGCCCGGATTCCCATCGTGGCCGTCACCGCCTACGCCATGGTAGGGGATCGCGAGAAGTTTCTCGAGGCGGGCATGGACAGTTACGTGGTCAAACCAATCGAACTGGAAAAGCTGGAACAGGCCTTGGCGCAGGCCTGCCCTGGTAGTGTCGCATGA
- a CDS encoding ATP-dependent zinc protease, with protein sequence MKKPKEPKMIIGWREWVGLPDLNVPAVKVKVDTGARTSALHAFDVEPFERDGVKYVAFNVHPLQGNDDLVIPCTAPLLDRRKVTNSGGQSQNRHVIATTLLLAGRTWPIELTLTNRDEMKFRMLLGRNAMSGRLVVDPSLSMQAGNAPGKRAYAHWNKG encoded by the coding sequence ATGAAGAAACCCAAAGAACCGAAGATGATCATCGGCTGGCGGGAATGGGTCGGTCTGCCCGACCTGAACGTACCGGCCGTCAAGGTCAAGGTGGACACCGGAGCCCGGACCTCGGCCCTGCACGCCTTCGACGTCGAACCCTTTGAGCGCGACGGCGTGAAATACGTGGCCTTCAACGTCCATCCTCTGCAGGGCAATGACGACCTGGTCATCCCGTGTACCGCCCCCCTGCTTGACCGCAGAAAAGTGACCAATTCGGGTGGACAAAGCCAGAACCGTCATGTCATAGCCACCACCCTGCTTCTGGCCGGGCGGACCTGGCCCATCGAACTGACCCTGACCAATCGGGACGAAATGAAATTCCGCATGCTTCTCGGACGCAACGCCATGTCCGGGCGGCTGGTGGTCGATCCGTCGCTGTCCATGCAGGCCGGAAACGCTCCCGGAAAAAGAGCGTACGCACACTGGAACAAAGGATAG
- the torT gene encoding TMAO reductase system periplasmic protein TorT codes for MTVAGGYGEGKRQEAHLRTHLRDGVDGVILAAVDYEGCGPVIRELREEGIPVVEVITDILAPAIAAKALVSFHEVGYLVGEYVSRHAEKAGLDSLRIAFFPGPKNAGWSPETLAGFMEALEAYPGRVDVVDVSWGDTGHEEQARLVRRSLAENPGIDYVVGNALAAEAAPEILREMGLAGKVSVVSTYIMPSLYDSIAKGDVLAAAADLNVYQGRMAVDMMVRIFNGEVSGRDFPFRSGPFIPMVTSQNIANYPYEGLFGPRDYLPVFHLRPGD; via the coding sequence ATGACCGTGGCCGGTGGATATGGCGAGGGAAAGCGGCAGGAAGCACATCTGCGGACCCATCTTCGGGACGGGGTTGACGGCGTCATCCTTGCCGCAGTGGATTACGAAGGGTGCGGTCCGGTCATAAGGGAGCTGCGTGAGGAGGGCATTCCCGTGGTCGAGGTGATCACCGATATCCTCGCTCCTGCCATTGCGGCCAAGGCTCTCGTCTCCTTTCATGAAGTCGGCTACCTGGTGGGTGAATATGTTTCCCGGCACGCGGAGAAGGCCGGTCTGGACTCGTTGCGTATCGCCTTTTTTCCCGGTCCCAAGAACGCGGGCTGGTCGCCTGAAACCCTGGCCGGTTTCATGGAGGCCCTCGAGGCCTACCCCGGCCGGGTGGATGTGGTGGACGTGTCCTGGGGGGACACGGGGCACGAGGAACAGGCCCGGCTGGTTCGCAGGAGTCTGGCCGAAAACCCCGGCATCGACTATGTGGTCGGCAACGCCCTTGCCGCGGAGGCGGCTCCGGAAATCCTCCGCGAGATGGGCCTGGCTGGCAAGGTTTCCGTGGTCTCTACCTACATCATGCCTTCCCTGTACGACTCCATCGCCAAGGGCGACGTGCTGGCCGCTGCCGCCGACCTGAACGTATATCAGGGCCGCATGGCCGTGGACATGATGGTCCGCATCTTCAACGGCGAGGTGTCGGGTCGTGACTTCCCCTTCCGCTCAGGGCCGTTCATTCCCATGGTCACCTCCCAAAACATCGCGAACTATCCCTACGAGGGATTGTTCGGACCGCGCGATTATCTACCGGTTTTTCATCTAAGGCCGGGGGATTAG
- a CDS encoding PLD nuclease N-terminal domain-containing protein — MMGFGGLLGLIVLVLDVYALVKIFQSSAGTGGKVLWIVLVLLFPVLGFLFWMLLGPKR; from the coding sequence ATGATGGGATTTGGCGGTTTACTCGGACTGATAGTGCTGGTGCTGGACGTCTACGCGTTGGTCAAGATCTTTCAGAGCTCGGCTGGTACCGGGGGCAAGGTCCTGTGGATCGTCCTGGTGCTGCTTTTCCCGGTGCTCGGCTTTCTGTTCTGGATGCTGCTGGGCCCCAAGCGCTAA